From the genome of Notolabrus celidotus isolate fNotCel1 unplaced genomic scaffold, fNotCel1.pri scaffold_201_arrow_ctg1, whole genome shotgun sequence, one region includes:
- the LOC117809017 gene encoding uncharacterized protein LOC117809017 isoform X2: protein MLMRIILSNEDIRRVTIDNLPETVDDFCLLLKTKLGLDGDLVVQYQDPEFDNELCNLSSISELPKDRVTLKVYYKSYHTDSTLDTASLSSSSSLDESPGGSQTRQLPQPFVIPSFSFDVELKLRQGNEAYHKDGTLLDVSKDMKSDILDKLAEVIYVHNPYPKSEEYDQVAQALINKHPCLREPGSVHGWFCWKFSLKFKMGNFRQKLRVAGCSELKVNSRTSGPAGPKKLKRDKKSEVNFLPDFPEGMIQSNLDMDRSAMAVEMKKRKVDWKQIGDMMNDTFPLRRKEIVEDEPLVAEVKERWPALFSEQQIVAEFARLTSVDLKGSLFAGIDQYLARFLELYKAKSGIVGLTRLTRQLDEDSSTQRKRTVLLLGLPHYLRDDPSHFFKTVEATDDEQVFTKEMKVGIVMVKEGEDIVDVSVILEEAVVLCGLKDIPDAVAMLMGLLYALNIDYPKELKYTFEVIQKVLMNIGGGQCSSLVHGLRNRLLRKTM from the exons ATGCTGATGCGCATCATCCTGAGTAACGAAGACATTAGAAGAGTCACCATAGACAACTTGCCTGAAACTGTTGATGACTTCTGCTTGCTTCTGAAGACAAAACTCGGATTGGATGGGGACCTTGTGGTTCAGTATCAAGACCCCGaatttgataatgaactgtgtAACTTGAGCAGCATATCAGAGCTTCCGAAAGACAGAGTAACTTTGAAAGTGTACTACAAGTCATACCACACAGACTCAACCCTAGATACAGCAAgcctgtcatcatcatcatcccttGATGAGAGCCCTGGTGGTAGTCAAACCCGTCAGCTACCTCAGCCGTTTgtcattccttccttttcttttgatGTTGAGTTGAAACTGAGGCAAGGAAATGAGGCCTACCACAAAGATGGGACCCTTCTTGACGTATCAAAAGACATGAAATCGGACATCTTGGATAAGTTAGCAGAAGTGATATATGTCCACAACCCCTACCCAAAATCTGAAGAGTATGATCAAGTGGCCCAAGCTCTCATCAACAAGCATCCTTGTCTGAGGGAACCAGGGTCTGTCCATGGGTGGTTTTGTTGGAAGttcagtttgaagtttaaaatgGGTAACTTCAGACAGAAGCTGCGAGTGGCCGGGTGCTCTGAGCTCAAAGTAAACTCTCGTACCTCTGGTCCAGCTGGGCCAAAAAAACTGAAGAGGGACAAAAAGTCAGAGGTGAATTTTCTGCCAGATTTTCCAGAAGGGATGATACAAAGTAATCTTGACATGGACAGATCAGCCATGGCCGTTgagatgaagaaaagaaaagttgacTGGAAGCAAATTGGTGATATGATGAATGACACATTCCCTTTACGGAGAAAAGAGATTGTTGAAGATGAACCACTTGTGGCAGAAGTCAAAGAAAGATGGCCAGCATTGTTCTCTGAACAGCAG aTTGTAGCTGAATTTGCTCGCCTGACATCTGTTGACCTGAAAGGCTCCCTATTTGCTGGGATTGACCAGTACCTGGCAAGGTTCCTGGAGCTGTACAAAGCCAAGAGTGGCATAGTGGGACTGACCAGGCTCACAAGACAGCTTGATGAAGAC agttccacacagaggaagaggactgTTCTTCTGCTGGGCCTTCCTCATTATCTCAGAGATGATCCCTCACATTTTTTCAAGACTGTGGAG GCTACAGATGATGAGCAGGTGTTCACCAAGGAGATGAAAGTGGGCATTGTGATggtgaaagaaggagaagacatCGTTGATGTATCAGTCATCCTTGAGGAGGCGGTAGTCCTGTGTGGTCTGAAGGACATCCCAGACGCTGTTGCTATGCTGATGGGCCTTCTTTATGCCCTCAACATTGACTATCCAAAGGAACTGAAGTACACATTTGAAGTGATTCAGAAAGTCCTCATGAACATTGGTGGCGGACAGTGTTCCTCACTTGTGCATGGTTTAAGAAACCGACTCCTGCGGAAAACCATGTAA